A single region of the Cucumis melo cultivar AY chromosome 3, USDA_Cmelo_AY_1.0, whole genome shotgun sequence genome encodes:
- the LOC103496519 gene encoding pentatricopeptide repeat-containing protein At5g04780, mitochondrial: protein MGFLHVCHFASNSGRYREKGKGIFQFLSLRLCTTQFFASSSPSSCIVECEKPTSKDFNATHVSYVHEILKLCAKRKLFLQGKACHAQILLMGLKTDLLTSNILINTYSKCGSVDSARQVFDEMPSRSLVSWNTMIGSLTQNGQENEALGLLLQMQREGTPFSEFTISSVLCACAAKCALSECQLLHAFVIKAAMDLNVFVATALLDVYAKCGLMKDAVSVFESMPDRSVVTWSSMAAGYVQNEMYEEALALFRKAWETGLKHDQFLMSSVICACAGLAAMIEGKQVNALLSKSGFCSNIFVASSLIDMYAKCGGIEESYKVFQDVERRNVVLWNAMISGLSRHARSLEVMILFEKMQQMGLSPNDVTFVSVLSACGHMGLVKKGQKYFDLMIKEHHLAPNVIHYSCMVDTLSRAGQTFEAYDLISKMPFNASASMWGSLLASCRTHGNLELAEFAAKKLFDIEPHNSGNYLLLSNMYAANGKWDEVAKMRKLLKESDVKKERGKSWIEIKDKVHLFMVGERNHPKIVEIYSKLNEVMDELQKLGYKAETQHDLHQVGESIKQELLRHHSEKLAFIMGLLFLPPSAPIRIMKNLRICGDCHSFMKLASKFVCRDVIVRDTNRFHHFKNGCCSCGDFW from the coding sequence ATGGGATTTCTCCATGTTTGCCATTTTGCATCAAATTCCGGAAGATATAGAGAGAAAGGGAAAGGGATTTTTCAGTTTCTTAGTCTTCGTCTTTGCACCACCCAATTTTTTGCATCATCATCACCATCATCATGCATTGTTGAATGTGAAAAACCAACTTCAAAGGATTTCAACGCTACCCATGTTTCGTATGTGCATGAAATACTGAAATTATGTGCAAAAAGAAAGTTGTTCTTGCAAGGGAAGGCTTGCCATGCCCAAATTCTGCTAATGGGGTTGAAAACAGACTTATTAACGTCAAATATACTCATCAACACGTACTCGAAATGTGGTTCCGTTGATTCTGCACGCCAAGTGTTCGATGAAATGCCCAGCCGAAGTTTGGTGTCGTGGAACACCATGATTGGGTCGCTTACTCAGAATGGACAGGAGAACGAGGCTCTTGGTCTTTTATTGCAGATGCAAAGAGAAGGAACCCCTTTTAGTGAATTCACCATTTCAAGTGTCCTTTGTGCATGTGCTGCTAAATGTGCTCTTTCTGAATGCCAGTTGCTTCATGCCTTTGTTATTAAGGCTGCAATGGATTTGAATGTTTTTGTTGCAACTGCATTGCTTGATGTTTATGCAAAATGTGGTTTGATGAAGGATGCGGTTAGTGTTTTTGAGTCGATGCCTGATAGGAGTGTTGTTACATGGAGTTCAATGGCAGCAGGATATGTGCAAAATGAGATGTATGAGGAAGCTTTGGCATTGTTTCGAAAAGCTTGGGAAACTGGGTTGAAACATGACCAGTTTTTAATGTCATCTGTGATTTGTGCTTGTGCTGGATTGGCAGCCATGATTGAAGGGAAACAGGTGAATGCTTTGCTATCTAAATCTGGTTTTTGTTCTAATATATTTGTTGCTTCGTCTCTTATTGACATGTATGCAAAATGTGGTGGAATTGAAGAATCTTATAAAGTATTTCAAGATGTGGAAAGGAGAAATGTTGTTTTGTGGAATGCTATGATATCTGGCCTGTCAAGACACGCTCGTTCACTTGAGGTGATGATTTTATTTGAGAAAATGCAGCAGATGGGCTTGAGTCCAAATGATGTTACTTTTGTTTCTGTCTTGTCTGCTTGCGGTCATATGGGCTTGGTTAAAAAAGGACAGAAATATTTTGACCTGATGATAAAAGAGCATCATTTGGCACCAAATGTCATTCACTATTCTTGCATGGTAGACACTCTTAGCCGGGCAGGGCAGACCTTTGAGGCTTACGATTTGATTAGTAAAATGCCCTTTAATGCTTCTGCTTCTATGTGGGGTTCTCTTTTGGCTTCTTGTAGGACCCATGGGAATCTTGAACTTGCTGAGTTTGCTGCTAAAAAATTGTTTGACATCGAACCACACAATTCAGGAAACTATTTGTTGCTGTCCAACATGTATGCAGCAAATGGTAAGTGGGACGAAGTCGCAAAGATGAGGAAGCTCCTTAAAGAAAGTGATGTGAAGAAAGAGAGGGGCAAGAGTTGGATTGAGATTAAGGACAAGGTTCACTTGTTTATGGTCGGAGAGAGAAATCATCCTAAGATTGTTGAAATTTACTCAAAATTGAATGAGGTAATGGACGAGTTACAGAAGCTTGGTTACAAGGCAGAGACTCAGCATGATCTTCATCAAGTGGGAGAGAGCATTAAACAAGAACTTTTGAGGCACCACAGTGAGAAACTCGCTTTTATTATGGGATTATTGTTTTTACCTCCCAGTGCACCTATTAGGATTATGAAAAACCTTAGAATCTGTGGAGACTGCCACTCTTTTATGAAGCTTGCCTCTAAATTTGTTTGTAGGGATGTCATAGTCAGGGACACCAACCGATTCCACCATTTTAAGAATGGGTGTTGTTCTTGTGGCGATTTTTGGTGA
- the LOC103496518 gene encoding cationic amino acid transporter 6, chloroplastic, whose amino-acid sequence MDAHSSSFSSFSAYFHALSQTPSRLSRRAFSVSTSFDEMTTTRSTSGVHMQRTLRWFDLVGFGLGGMIGAGVFVTTGPAALQAGPAIVISYAIAGLCALLSAFCYTEFAVDMPVAGGAFSYLRVTFGEFAAFLTGANLIMDYVMSNAAVARSFSQYLGAAIGISTAKWRLHIPGLPKGFDQIDLIAVAVVLIITVIICYSTKQSSVVNMTLTAIHILFIAFVIVFGFWKGDWKNFTEPGDPKNESGFFPHGAAGVFKGASLVYLSYIGYDAVSTMAEEVRSPAKDIPIGVSGSVVLVTVLYCLMAASMAKLLPYDMIKKEAPFAAAFGRWKWVSNVIGGGASFGILTSLLVAMMGQARYMCVIGRSRVVPAWFAEVHPKTSTPLNASAFLGVFTAAIALFADLDVLLNFVCIGTLFVFYMVANAVIYRRYVEIGSTNPRPTLSFLCSFSLTAIIFTLMWHFVTPGKAKTTLLSVTAIVAIVISLIFHCVVPQARKPEFWGVPLMPWIPCASIFLNIFLLGSLDGTSYIRFVFFSILAVLIYMLYSVHSSSDAEKAGSLCVKNREVPELDSNFKV is encoded by the exons ATGGACGCTCATTCCTCTTCCTTTTCAAGCTTTTCCGCTTACTTTCATGCTCTCTCTCAAACCCCATCTCGTCTTTCCCGCCGGGCCTTCTCCGTTTCCACTTCTTTCGACGAAATGACCACTACTCGATCCACTTCCGGCGTCCACATGCAGAGGACTCTCCGCTGGTTCGACCTCGTCGGTTTTGGCCTTGGTGGGATGATAGGTGCTGGTGTCTTCGTCACCACCGGTCCAGCCGCACTGCAAGCTGGACCCGCCATTGTTATCTCTTACGCCATTGCTGGTCTCTGTGCGCTTTTATCGGCTTTTTGCTACACAGAGTTCGCCGTTGATATGCCTGTTGCTGGTGGAGCCTTCAGTTACCTTCGTGTCACATTCG GAGAATTCGCTGCGTTTTTGACCGGTGCGAATCTTATAATGGACTATGTGATGTCTAACGCCGCCGTCGCGAGGAGTTTCAGTCAATACCTAGGTGCCGCAATCGGTATCTCCACCGCTAAATGGAGACTCCACATCCCTGGACTACCTAAAGGATTTGATCAAATCGATTTAATCGCCGTCGCCGTTGTTCTAATCATCACAGTCATCATCTGCTATAG TACAAAACAGAGCTCGGTTGTGAACATGACGTTGACGGCAATACACATTCTGTTCATAGCTTTTGTGATTGTATTCGGATTCTGGAAAGGGGACTGGAAGAACTTCACAGAACCAGGAGATCCGAAGAACGAATCAGGATTCTTTCCTCACGGAGCCGCCGGCGTTTTTAAAGGTGCGTCTCTGGTTTATCTCAGCTACATCGGCTACGACGCTGTATCAACGATGGCAGAGGAGGTTCGAAGTCCGGCAAAGGATATCCCAATCGGAGTCTCCGGCTCCGTCGTGCTTGTCACCGTTCTTTACTGCTTAATGGCGGCTTCAATGGCCAAGCTCCTTCCCTACGATATG ATCAAGAAGGAGGCGCCGTTCGCGGCGGCGTTTGGTCGGTGGAAATGGGTGTCGAACGTGATCGGGGGCGGGGCAAGCTTCGGAATACTGACGTCACTGTTGGTGGCGATGATGGGACAGGCTCGGTACATGTGCGTCATCGGACGGTCCAGAGTGGTCCCCGCGTGGTTCGCCGAGGTCCATCCCAAAACCTCCACTCCTCTCAACGCCTCCGCCTTTCTTG GGGTTTTCACGGCTGCGATTGCTCTTTTTGCTGACCTTGAtgttctactcaactttgtatGCATTGGTACACTCTTTGTCTTCTACATGGTTGCCAACGCTGTCATTTATCGACGTTACGTAGAGATAGGAAGCACGAATCCTCGGCCAACGTTATCCTTCCTCTGCTCATTCTCCCTCACTGCCATCATATTCACTCTCATGTGGCACTTTGTAACACCAGGGAAGGCCAAAACCACCCTACTCAGTGTTACTGCCATTGTCGCTATTGTTATCTCGCTAATTTTCCACTGCGTGGTACCTCAAGCACGGAAACCCGAGTTCTGGGGTGTCCCCTTAATGCCATGGATACCCTGTGCATCAATTTTCCTCAACATATTCTTGCTGGGGTCTCTTGATGGCACATCTTACATACGATTTGTGTTCTTTTCGATCCTGGCCGTGCTCATATACATGCTATACAGCGTCCATTCAAGCTCGGATGCAGAAAAAGCCGGTTCCCTATGTGTAAAGAACAGGGAGGTTCCAGAATTAGACAGCAACTTCAAAGTATAG